The nucleotide sequence GATTCACTACTTTTACTTTGTCTGTAGAGATCTCGACAAAAAAAAACTTCAACCTAGAGAAGCCATCAGAAATATGGAAAACCATATTTATCGCTTCCGGCGAAAGAATGTCGACGTAGCGCATATGGGGCTGCTCAACTTCTCTAGTCGCCATGTGATTATTGCTGGTCCATTAGTTGTTTTTATTCCCATTTTGTTCTTCTACTGTATATGTTTAGTTCCTTAATTGTTTTCATTAGTTCTCTTcaggttttatttttatttatttatttttcctttattaTATTTTCACCTGCttaaaattcataaatatttgacAAAAAGTAAAATAATttcgtgaacattttctgaattcctGATCATATTGTAATACGAGAATGTTTTCAAAATTCGAGACCATTTTTAAAAGTCATAAGTGTTTTTTATAAACTtaatgaaaattttaaaatatttttgaaattttgttTCTAAATATGTGAACATTGTTTTAATTATCTTTTCTAAAAAACCAAGAATAACGTCTATCGATCGATCCAAACGATACCCCTTCGCTCCGGCCTCTTGCAACCTCTGAGTTAGGGTTTccctgcctctcgccggcgccgccgccggtccgcctcgtctcctATGGTCCTTGGAtcatgggggcgcggtggatcccAGCCTTGCCGGCGGGAAAGCTCCATTTTCAGATGTTTTTTGGAGTTTTGTTTGGGTTTGTACCATGCTCAGGAAGATGAGGCGGAGGCGatttcttgaagatggaataaggtcctccccACCTAGCCCCCGTCTCGGCGATGTTTCTAGCATTGTCGGagggcgtgtgaaggtgtgtcttCAGCGGATCTCGTGGGATCCAATCGACGTTTCTCTTCGGCGGATCCGTTTTGATCTGGTCTTCGTTAGTCTATGTGTCTGCAGGTTGGATTCTTCCAATCTAGATGTCTCTTCATCggtggcggttgttgttctggtgcgctggtcttatagggccttagcacgacgactttccgactgtctgcTACAACAATGTTTGCCCGACTCTGATGAGGGAGGGCGATGAGGGCGGCGCGTCTTCGTCTTGCTCCAGTGGTTGTAATTGTCGCTAGGTGGTATATTGGCCTGGATGTAATTCTAACTTCTGGTGTTCTTTATACTACCTTGACCATTGATGAATAGATTAGAAGTTTTCTCGAAATATAACCAAGAATATTTTTTTGAGCATAAATTAAAATTTAGACTCATTTTCTAATTAATGAACATATTTTATATTTTCAAGTATTTTAAAAATTCTTGATCATCTTTTAAATTGCTGAACATTTTTTATCTTGTAATAACAATTCTTTTACTCTGTGAAAAAACAGTACTCCCTCTAATCCAATCAATGGACGTTCTTTAATACAAATTAAATGATTATTTTACTAAATTTCTCGTAAAGCAGCATTAGTTACATTGGATCGGAGGAATTAGCTATTTTCTgaaacccccaaagaaaagaaaagcgaAAGAAAATTGGTAGAGAGGAGCGTTGTAGCCGGTTGTTCCGGCGCTATTTGATGACATGGACAGAGGTTCAAACAGAAGGTCTCATAGCATGAGAATAATAGGGGCTAATTGGTTTTCTACCAACATTTGGCAAAATTAACAGCTGCCACATTTGACAACATTTTGTAATACAGAACAAAAATTGATAAGCAACCAATCTCTAGCcaacatttggcagttgccaaaatttggcatgtcaagttttggcatcaaaccaattagaGAACGCTATGTCTCGCTTATAGTGAGACCTAGCGCGCTCTCGCGTCAAACTCCACTCTAAATGCGCCAGCCTAGGCGgtgggaggccacaacctcgtttCCTCTTCTTGCgtttacttttgtttatacttctAAATATGCTTAATAAATATACTACAAAACACTTACATAAAAACATTTTagaaaatgttaaccaagcatttgttttcttaaatatatataaaaaatgtttttCTGTATACGAAAGAGGTATAATAGGCGTCAACAAAGTTGATCATATATATTAAACATGTTAATTAagcattaaaaaatgttaaacaaatatttgaaaaatgctaatcaagcatttgaaaaatgttaatcaaccatttaaaaaatgttaaatgtatatagaaaaaatATTGTCCATGTATTAAGAAAATGTCAAACTAGtatttttaatcaagcatttgaaaatgttgaaaTGTGTATAGAAATTgttttgaccatgtattaaaaaaattgaaTGTTGTATTTAGAAATgtcaatcaagcatttgaaaaatgtgtataaaaaatgtacaCCATATACtaaaaaaatgttaaccaagcatttaaaaatgttaaatgtgtataaagtaAATGTTTCCCATCTATACGAAAAAATGTATACAAAAGTacataatgtgtatgaaaaaagttgacAGTTTATTTAGAAATGGTaatgaagcatttgaaaaaatagttaaacaagtatttgaaaattgttaattatatttttgaccatgtattaaaatatTGTTAATCTTGTACCTAAAAGAtgtaatcaagtatttgaaaatattGTATTttcaaaatgttaatcaagcacttGAAAATGTTTTAAATGTGTATAGTAAATATGTTGACCATGCATTAAAAGGatgttaaacttgtattttaaaaatgttaaacctATATTAGAAATATGTTCTTGACATATACGAAAAATGTTGAATGAAAAccaaaataaacaaagaaaaagggaaaaacgagaataaaataaataaacaaaataaaaaggaaacaaaaaacccACTCCAAaccaagaaacaaagaaaaaaaaccCACTTCAattcaagaaagaaagaaaaagaatNNNNNNNNNNNNNNNNNNNNNNNNNNNNNNNNNNNNNNNNNNNNNNNNNNNNNNNNNNNNNNNNNNNNNNNNNNNNNNNNNNNNNNNNNNNNNNNNNNNNNNNNNNNNNNNNNNNNNNNNNNNNNNNNNNNNNNNNNNNNNNNNNNNNNNNNNNNNNNNNNNNNNNNNNNNNNNNNNNNNNNNNNNNNNNNNNNNNNNNNNNNNNNNNNNNNNNNNNNNNNNNNNNNNNNNNNNNNNNGGAAAAATCCAAAGAAATCTGGTGAAAAAGAAGGGAAttaaagaaaaccaaagaaaataaaaaaatggaagAAAGACACAAAGAAAACTGaataaaaaaaaacaaattaaaaatcTAGTGAAAACTAAGAATAAACAAGAAAaatagaagaaagaaaagaaaaagcacAGTGAATACCAAGacaaacaaagaaaaccaaagttATATCGAAGAGTAAAGAAATTCCACAGAAAACCGGTTATAAAAGAAAAAACAAACGAAGACGAAATAAAAACCCCAAGAGAGAACTAGATCAACTAACATACAACGAGCAAACTACAATGAACGACTAACTTATATAATAGGCCGGCCTACTGGCGATGCGCCTGGCGCGAGAGCTAGTTCCATCGATATATAGCTCTCGCGCTATTTGGAGGGCGTGAACAAAAATCGACTTTAGGGATGTTATTATTTATTACCGTACAACAAGTGGCTGAATGGGCTTCCTCTAAAAAAAGGTTATTGGATGAGCCGCAACCCACATGCCATGATAGCCAGTTACTTACCGCCTTCAGGTTTGTTGTGTGACAATTTGTTTTTTTATGGGAAACAATAGTAGTTTTTCTCTTTTTGAAAGGCCCATGGAGGCAGAAACTGCCCACCTAAAGGAGCTTTGTTTTCGTTATAAGAAGGGACAGTTGTACATTTGCCCAGGATCAGGAAAAGGAAAATATACCCAACACCATGGCTGTATAGGAAGAGAAACAAAAGCTAAAATCATAACCTCAAAAAGGAGAATTGAGGTTGTGCGCCGGTAAATGCATAGATCGTTGTATTGTAAGCTTTAAATTCCATTTTCTTAAATGAAAATGAGGGTCATGTGGTCTCTTTTAATAATAGAGAAAAGAAGAGAGTTGCATCACTTGATAGTTTAGAATCCATTAACTTATTCAATCTACATAATAACAACTCAAGAGAACTTTATTTTCACTCTGGCATAGACATGGATTCGTGGATGTCCAAGTTTAATAGACATGTTTGTGCGTGAGTTGATATTGACAGTGTGCACTATAATTATACAATGGCTAAGTATATGATCATTACTCTTTGTATGATCGATGCTATGTTATGCTGTGTAGCCATGGTCGGATGCCCTCAAAGGGTTACCAAGCATCATCGTCTCACTAGGCGTTGTGCTATGAGCAGAATATAATATGTGGAGGCGTAGCGGTACACCCTATCTACCGCCATTCAAAGGCGGTAGTTACGTAGGGTCATGTCCAGACTAATTCATTCTAACCAGAGTGAGCTCACGGACCACCTTTGAACGAAAGTGAACTCTCTTCCTCCGATCTCTATAATGGGTCTAGTAACTGCTTTAGCTGCTCGTCTCACAATTAAGTTGGTGGGTGCTTGGTCCATCTTCTTATTCCAAAGCTCCGAGATGAATTCAATCTTATCTTACTGGGGGGAGACAGACTAACACAGATGCTCACACAGATGCAATGAGGCGGTGAACTTACACAACCGTCTAATAACTATTTTAATTAATTTTTAACAAAGTTTATTCCATTATATCATATATATTGATCTAACATATAAACCTGGTTGCTCACAAAAAATAATTAATATAATATAAACCTGGTTTAGGGAAAAACATGCAATCTTCGCCGTGGGTCCAAGGAAATGGACGTGGGGCGTGCTGACGGCCAGCGATTCCCCGCGAAGGAGATAAACGGTGGCCTACATGGCCTCCCGCGATAGGCTCCTTCTCCACCTCCCCCAATCCAGACATGCCATCCCACGCGCGCGCTACCCATCGCCACCTCTTCCTCATCTCACGGCGCCCATGCCCACCACCTGTTCGTCCTCCTGACGCCACCCTGTCAGCCCGCCATGCCGCCCGCGCTCACCTCCAACCCCCCTTCCTTCCGGCCCTTATcctcccctctccgccgccgcgccccatcCTTCCTCTGCCGCGTCGGCGCCGGCAAGCCTGGGGCGGATGAGGAGGCCAAGAAGAACCCCTTCTTTGTCGACTTCAGCGGCAAGTTTGAGGACGCCAAGTCACTGATACCGGCCTTCCCATCGCCGGGAACAGGGTCCCTGTTTGCCGGAGGGAGGGGAAAGAAGGACCAACAGACGGTGTTCGTGGCGGGCGCCACGGGGCAGACGGGTGTCCGCATTGCACAGACGCTGCTGCGGCAAGGTTTCGCCGTGCGCGCCGGAGTTCCGGACCTCGCGTCGGCACAGGAGTTGGCTCGGCTCGCCGCCGCGTACAGACTCATATCCCCCGCGGAGGCACGCCGGCTCAACGCGGTGGAGTCGGATTTCGATGACACTGAGGCGATCGCCAAGTCCATCGGCCCAGCAGCCAAGGTGGTGATCACCGTCGGCCCGGTCGAGAAGGGATTAGAGGGCGGGCCGGTCACTACCGAGGATGCGCTCCGGGTAGTGCAGGCTGCGGACCTCGCCGGCGTGGCACATgttgtggtggtctacgacgagggCGCCGGTGGCGTCAATGGGGCTTCCACGAACAGTGTGCTTAATGGGTTCACGTCTTTTTTCTCGAACCTCTTCTCCCGCGTGCAGACTCTGCCGCTAAGTGAATTTTTGGCCAAGGTAGTGGAGACCGATGTCAAATACACGCTAGTCAAGGCGTCACTCACTGAAGACTACGACCCTGAGAGCTCGTATGGGCTGGTCCTGGCCAAAGAGGGTTCGTCCAGCACCACGACTTCCTCCACTGACACTGGCAAGGTAGTTTAAACCTGTGATAGTACAATGCAGTTCACATGAAGCTTTGTGTCGTTGCTTTTCTCTTAATCATGTGCATTGCTTTGTGTGTTTGGTAGGTGTCCAAGTTGCAGATTGCTTCCCTTGTGGCTGATGTTTTCTCCAACATTGAGATCGCAGAGAACAAGGTACTGAAACTTAACACACAAAGGGGTACCTTATTTAGTTTTTGATAGGCAATTCAATCCAGGGTTCTCTGGCAGTTTCATGTGGAACTCTATCTATCCTAGCACCATCGCATGGGGTTTTCATGCTTAACTAGAATCCGATTGCTTACATTGACTGTTTGGTTATCAAATTTCATGAAAGACGTTATTAATTGAAACGTGGAAAATGTGCACACACAAAAATCACGCAATAAAAATCCGATTGCTTACATTGTATTGCTTGCATTACCTTGCAGTACAATCTTGTACCGCATCTCAGTTTTGCACTATTGTTCTAATTTCACAATCATTTGTACTTTCATTTTAAAAAAAAACAATCATTTGTACTGCCCGCACAGTTTGGGCAGTAAAAATGGTGCACTGCTTCTGAGTTTTTGTCTGGTGAGGCACAATGCATCATTCGGAGGCAGAACAAATAGTGAAGCGAAGGCAATTCAAAAATAGTGTGGAATAATTATTCTGCCACCGATTGCAGAACAACAAACATATGTACTGCATGGTGGCGCAATTCTTAGCGAGAACGCAAAATTCTTCTTCTGCGTTTCAGTTAGAACAACGCTTCTGAGACCAATGAACCACCCCCTTTGCTTAAATCGACAGTAAATTTTGTATTGCATGTCATAGAAGTGCGGCGAACAAATTATGAACATGTTGACTTTATCGTTTAAAACAAAAGTGTATATGTCATAATAAAACCATGCATGGAGTAAAAATGTGTGGACCACCAAATAGTTTTACTACACTGTGGCAACATTGAATACTACATGGGATTCAAAACGGAAGCTTTACGCGGATCTAAGCTCTTCTATCCATCTGGCTATGCACATTTTTTACGCTAAAGGACATCTAAATATAGCATGAACGGGATATAAGGGGTGTTTGGCAAAAATGCTAGACTTACTAAACCAGCTACGTAGAGCTACGTTCTTTCCTTAACGCTAAACTAATCGCCCCCCCTGATTTTCACGGGGTGGGCCTGGGCCTATTTCCCCTCCAACCAAATCAGGCCAGCTCATCTTTTATGTAGGTTACGTAAAAATCTTTACGTAGATGTAGCAAAGCTCGGGTGTTTGGTTTCAGAgacttttttgtgttgggactagaaaaagtccctagcacACCAAACATGGTGGGACTTTTTTGAGACTTTTTGCTAAAtgtccttagaagcacctccttgagagtctttttcaaaaagtcctagggactagaaaaagtcctaggactagagaaccaaacaccaccataATCGTAATAAGCATACACCCAGCTTCTACTTAAATTTGGCTATGCACATGCTTGTTTATTTAGGAAAAGTGTAAGATTTTGCTAAACTAAATTCCTGATAGTGAAGACATCGTGTCAAAATTTTCAGTCCTAATTCCTAGTTGTTTCTGACCAGGCCTTGTTGGTTGCGAATGTGCTTTTCTTGAAAACTTATATTCACAAGTTTGTGTATACCATTAGATGCTATGTATGATGACAGAAAAGACACCCTATAATTCAAATTTAGTTTTACGTATGGGTCCTTATTTACTCAACTTTAATTTTCCCAATGATATTTCTCGTTTCCAGGTTGTGGAAGTTTCAACTAGCTCCTTGGGAACATCCAAGCCCACAGTGGAGGCACTAACGTGAGTAGGCTAACCAAAATTTCTCCGCCTAATTCTTTCTTGAATCCTTTGATATTGATAGCCTTTTTATGTGGCACTTTAATAAGAGAACCGTGCTAATATTGTACTACCTCCATCCGGATTTAAGTCCCTCTCAGATTTGGAGCCTAGATTTGACCACAAATGTAACTAACAAAAGATAGTTATGTGCCACAACAAGTTTCCTTCTTTGTATTGCTACTTCAAAAACTATTGTTATCTCCCTCTTCAGAGCTATTCCTGAGGACATTAGAAGAAAAGAGTACCAAGAAGCTGCTGCAAATGCGAGGGCGCAGGAGGAAGCCCTGGCCTCCCAGCGAGCTGCTGATGCAGAAGAACCCACCACTAAGCTCAAAACCGAAGGGAAGGACACGACCTCAGAAGAGGCTGGCGCAAGCACCgtgaacgaggcgcaggcctcgcTGGAGAACCTTCTAACCAGAGCCAAGGGGCTCAAGCTTAACACTGACTTCTCCTGGGACAAGTTCAGCACACAGCTTGCAGCCGTAGGAGCGACCGCGCGGAGCTCGGACGAGGAGGAACCAAGGGCCCAGATCGCCACGGTGAGAGGCCAGGCCAAGGCCAAGAAGCTGGCACCGCAGAGGGCCGTCGTGAAGCCGGTGGCGCAGAAGGTGAAGCAGGCAGCAATGCAGCCGGCTCCCAAGAAGGAGGTGAGGCCCGTGTTTGGGGGACTCTTCAAGCAAGAGACTATCTTTGTGGATGAGGACTGAGCATCGCAGCAACTTTTCTTCTTCTTCGTTTTGTGAAGGCCCTGATGTATCCTtgaaatatatatataaatataaattaAAGAGTAACGGTCGAATCCAGTATTCTGCAGTAGCCGTGCATTGTCCCTGTCCGAGACTTGTCATGCCTTCGTTTTGTTGGGCCCGCTTTGCAGACATTATTCGCTTATACACGGAGTAGGTTTGAAATTAGAGCCAAGTCAATCAGCTCTAACGTTTGGTTTATGGAGTTTGGCTGATTCAGCACCAACAAGCTTGTGGTGTATAGAGATTTTCTATATCTATATATCTATATATCtatatactcttataaaaaccgagttagtgatgatttatatctgacggataggaagaaactatgacaattttacaataAGATACCTACACCCTTCTCTATATTTACAAATAAGGCCTTCTTTTGTTcattcttttctcccacaagataaactactcatacaaatgcactttaatgttccgtgcaatgcacgggatcTTGCTAGTATATCAATAAAGCTTCACTGCACTTTTTTATGAACACTGCACTGGTTCTTGTGTGTGTGCGAGACACAAATCTGGTTCTTGTGTGTGTGCGAGACACAAATCAAGAGTGAGAAAAGGGTTTATCGTTAGGAATGGCCACACGACAAGATAAATAAGATACATGGTTAGGAGACACATCATTAGCCACATAATATCCTTCCCTTTAGAATATTATACAACGTAAGGAAGCTTTTATTAGTACAATATTAGGGTCGGTTCCGTTAAACATTCAGTCCCAATGGTCCCTAGTTTGGGACAGATGGCTACATCTTGTGCACAGGCTGATAGAAGTTAACCTTATGATGAGCCTGATACGCTTCACTGAAAACTCTCGATGTCTGGAGTTTTCGCGGTGAAGTACATGTATCTAGATTTATTAGACTCTAGTCCAATCCTGAGATCACTTCATATTTGAAAGATTAAAGGGCCTTTAGAAATAAAAAATTCGTATGTGGTTTGTGTACAAGGAAGTGATTCCGACTAAGGCTAACTTGGCAAAATGCAGATGGGAGGGTAGTAAATGATGTTGCTTTTGTCATCGAGATGAAACTTTCTCAAATGCCCACTAGCCAAGCTTTTATGGTGTATGGTACATGTGGCCTTTAACGCCAGTCCTCCGAATAGTGTTGCCACGTTATTTGCGATGTGGTTAGACGGAGTAGAGTCTCAAATTGTGGCACATATTCAAATCGGGGTGTGTGCATTACTTTGGGCTGTGTGAAACTGCCGAAACGATGTGATCTTCAATAGACAATCCATTACAATTTTTTTACAGATCATTTACAGAACAACCGCATGAATTCGTATGTGACTGTCACTCAGCCATGCGGAAGACAAAGAGCATATGGCTATTGGGTGCAACCGTTGGGAGACGGTAGCACGAGATAcctacaaccggtttggatggcggtccaaTAATAGGATAGGTGCTTAGTCATCTTGTTCTATTTTTGCgggttgtgacatgtttcaagtttTTTATGCTTTACAAGCTTCTTTTGCGAGATTGTATCGGATTATAGAAATTGCTTAATaatatggttgcatgcatcatactaatgcagaggccggaggtaatCCTCCTTTTCCAAAGAAAGAGTGAGAAAAGGGAGCTGTGTGAAGCAGCCAAAAGGGAAGATAGCTGACAAAATCAGCTTCAACATTACCTAGAACAATTTGAACATACACTATACCAATGACTTTGGCTGGTAAAATTTAACGGAATCGACAAAAATCTAATGTCAGATTTTCAGAATTTTGGAACGAACATTGTTTTTGTCCGTCAGATGGAATGCACAGATCTTGAAGTAAGCCTGGTTGCCAAGTCAGATTTTGAAAATGTTTGATCCAGATCCAAACCGAACGAATGATTTCTGTGACGTATTTCTGATCTTTACCATTTTACTAGATCCATAAATCTTTAGGTAAAATGTATGCGGTTTGTAGCGCTTCTTCGCATCGACACTCTAGATCTAGGGTTTGGGTTATGTTTAACTAATGGTCATGGAAGTTTCTCCGAATAAAAGTTTATCAAAACAATGCATAAGGATAGGAGAGAACTCTCCTAAGATAAATATTTTCCCTTATTATTGCTTGAAACAGGGTTTGAAAATAGTTTAAATATGGTCAATTTAACCTATAAGTAAAATCtggtttaaaaaataaaaattgaaaataaataaaaatactttGAAAAAGGTGCCCAATAGGTGACAAAAATAGTTCGCCGAAATCCATAAACAAAATGTTTACACAACTAGGAATATTCCAAAGTGAATTTAAGGCAAGTTTGTAGTTGGCAGAAAAATAAAAAtcaaattattttgaatttacaaAAGACAAAAGAAAGATAAAAGAACAAAAAAGCCAGCGAGGCCAACCAAGGACCAGCTAGACAGGCGAG is from Triticum aestivum cultivar Chinese Spring chromosome 3A, IWGSC CS RefSeq v2.1, whole genome shotgun sequence and encodes:
- the LOC123061785 gene encoding protein PLASTID TRANSCRIPTIONALLY ACTIVE 16, chloroplastic encodes the protein MPPALTSNPPSFRPLSSPLRRRAPSFLCRVGAGKPGADEEAKKNPFFVDFSGKFEDAKSLIPAFPSPGTGSLFAGGRGKKDQQTVFVAGATGQTGVRIAQTLLRQGFAVRAGVPDLASAQELARLAAAYRLISPAEARRLNAVESDFDDTEAIAKSIGPAAKVVITVGPVEKGLEGGPVTTEDALRVVQAADLAGVAHVVVVYDEGAGGVNGASTNSVLNGFTSFFSNLFSRVQTLPLSEFLAKVVETDVKYTLVKASLTEDYDPESSYGLVLAKEGSSSTTTSSTDTGKVSKLQIASLVADVFSNIEIAENKVVEVSTSSLGTSKPTVEALTAIPEDIRRKEYQEAAANARAQEEALASQRAADAEEPTTKLKTEGKDTTSEEAGASTVNEAQASLENLLTRAKGLKLNTDFSWDKFSTQLAAVGATARSSDEEEPRAQIATVRGQAKAKKLAPQRAVVKPVAQKVKQAAMQPAPKKEVRPVFGGLFKQETIFVDED